tgaaaaacaaaccaaattgtcttaagcatagcaaaaatacaagcacaacaaataacataaataaatgaaaaatattgcttcaagtcttcaatcttcaataCTTGTCACGTTCGATTGTGCGGTCAActctataagaataaataagaataaaatattaaatgttagtgaattcatattatgaaaaatatgcaaaattaaattacaatgaaaatttgaaaacattaccCGATTCTACTACAAAGCTCTCGACATTATCCATAGCTTCTCGGATATCAATGTGTGTTGCCGGAtgccttaaccaattttgagtgcaaataaGTGCCTCAATAGTTCTCGGAGCCAACGAACTCCGAAAAGGATCAAGCACACGACCTCCCGTGCTAAATGCTAACTCGGATGCAACTGTGGAAACAGGCATGGCTAATAAGTCTCGTGCAATCCTCGCAAGTATAGGATAGTTAGCCTAATTTATTTTCCACCAAGTCAACAAGTCAAATGATTCGCTGAGTGTCTCACAACCATCTGATAAATATCGATCCACTTCAGTTTTGGTAATATTAGATCCCATGGCGGAAAATGCCCTATACCACTCCTTGAACCATTTGGTCTCACATTTGCCATCACTAACATTCATGGATCTAGATATTGGAGGGGGTTGAGAAACTGAAGTACTCGTGGTGGAAAAAAATGTAGCATTATACTCTGCATACAAATCTGCTAATACCTGTCTCACATTTGAAACCAGCTCAGCACGAAACTCATcatggattttcttcaaatgaagTCCTAACTTGCTTCGTAGATCAAGCACAACAACAATTAACATGAACAAGTTCATCCTATCTAATGACCcacaatacttatcatatttggttCTCATGTTTATGGCCATACTCCTCAAACAAGTATTAGTACTCTCACTCAGCATAATCAATTCTGTTTGGAGATCACAAATCTTTAAAAAACTGGTGTTAGCTGTCACATACAAAGATCCAGAAAATCTAGTAGTGGCTTCataaaacatctccaaaaacttGACAAACACCCACACTGTCTCTCATTCTGTAGCTTTAGGAGGTCCCATGTTGCCCATCATCAAAGTAAGAGAGGAAATTATAATCCTCACTCTCCATCCGCCTGAAAGCCTTCTCAAACTTCTCAGCTACCTCCAACATCAaataggttgagttccatcgtgtctgtacatcaagacacaacattttcttacaatcaattttttctttttctgcacatcTCTTAAACTTCTCTAATCTTGTTGGGGATGAACACACATATCTCactgcatttctaaccattgtaatTGCATCATTGCACTCCTTCAAACCCTCGCTCACAATAAGATTCAATATGTGAGCACAACATTTCATGTGCATATACTTACCCCCCAACAAATTCCCAATAAAAAACTGTTTCAAATAggaaattgcagtatcattcgatattgcattatcaacagttacagtaaatattctatcaatacCCCAATCAAGCAAGCACGACTCAACATATCTTCCAATGGTATCCCTTTgatgattagggattaaacaaaaattaattatttttttctgcaatttccaattcttatcaatgaaatgtgcagtcagacacatataattcaaattctgtACTGATGTCCATGTATCTGTCGTCAAGGAAATCCTCATGCCACCATCTCTAAACACTTTTttaagcttccccatacaactTCATACAATCTCTTGCAACTGTGACACGACATGGAACTTTAAACAGGGGTTCAAGAGACCAAGCAAATTTTCTAAATCCATGTCATTCAACAACCTTAAATGGCATTTCATCAACAATTACCATTTCTGCAATAGCCAATCTCGCAATCTCTTCACTAAATTTGTGGGTTACAAGAGTCCTTAATGTACTACCATCACTCTCTCCAACCCCCTCCTCAGGTGATGCCTCACCTGTTAATGTTTTTTGATACCTATCCAAAGGTCCAcgtttatgaggatttttaCGACAAGAAGGCAAATGATTTTGCATCGTTGAAGTTCCATTCCTCTTTGAGTGGCAAGCATACATCttgccacaataattacatttagctttTGGATCATCTACAGGACAACCATCCACCTTCGTAAAATGATCCCATACAATCGACTTGTCCATCCCTTTCCGTTTCTTAGGTAatggacaagtactactagtAGGGGCACTAAGGGGTTTTGGGACATTGGTATCTCTCACATCTTCTTCCAAATTAAGGGTTGGTTGAGTTTCATTTGTATCAACATCAATAGGAGACGAAGAAGAAtccatctaaattataaaacaaaatataaatgttagGCAAACATAACACTCAATATCCCAGCAGCTAGTTTGCAACATGGCAAACATTACAAGTATAAGACTCTAATCTAAGTTGTTCactcatcttctctcaatttatataaataattaacaagttatataagttaatatataacaaagtgtatatatatataacaaaatagatacgatttatatatataatatatatacattatatatataatatatataacagattaaaatttataattatatatatataaaacagattatatatataactgttTATACGCATTATAACAGATTCAATATTAGatacgatatatatatacacattataaTAGATTCAATATAacggatttatatatataatataataatatatatacattatatatataatatatataacagattaaaatttatatacacTTATATCTATAAaacagatataatatataatatatataacattctacagattaaaatttataattataatcatatataacagattatataaataataaatatataagaaaaaacatCACAAGAATACTCACAGTCACAGAGGCCGGCTTGCGAGGGAGTCACGGAGTGCTGCGGCGGTTCACCGGTTGAGCTTGCAGCCGGAGTGAGAgaatcggagagagagagaattgggggggggggggggggggggggggggggcggcagAAGAGAATAGGGAGAGGGAAGGGGGGAACTGGGAACGGGAAGGGTAATAACCCTAACCCGCTCCCAaccaaacgacgccgtttcatatgaaacggcgtcgtttttatataagatatatatttaaaaatatatatactgtcAGTCGGTTTACCGGTTTTCTTTGTGGGCGAACTGGGACCGAACCGACCGTGCTCGGTTCCTACTTATTTCTACCGCCGGCGGACCGGTTCTTCGCCAGTTCCAGCCGGTTCTGGCGTCCGGCGGTCGGTTGCCGTCAGTGGAGGTCGGTTCGCCGGTTTGTTGTACACCCCTAGTTTTAGATATGTCTTGGGTCTTCCCTTGGGGCATTACTAATTTTAGCAAAGCAAATTCTATAACCAAAAGTGTGGGTCTTGAGCCTTGCCACTTATGATGGAATGGCGCGATGAGAATGTTGGGACTTTAAGGGGGGAGATTGTGTTACCCTATATTTGATTGATGAGTGTAGGAGTGTAGGTAGtctatgggatcccacattgcttgggagagACAATTTCTTACTCTATATAATGATTCCAATGAGGCTCCAGTAGtaccattgactagtccttttagaatATGACCCAGTTATGACTTGGGTCTTCCCTTGGGACGTTACAGTTCTTGTACTAATTAGTGGGTTCAGGAATCCAAATGTGATGAATGGTATGAGCAAGACAATTTGAGGGGGTTTATGGTGCCCTATTTAGGCAGAGGTTATAATCTGCTAAGAGTTGGAAGCAATGGTAGATTTTGATAAAGATGTGCTTGGGGAAAAATGGGGTGTTTGATGCGGCTGTCCTTCGAACTCCAAACAATGATTTCCTGGTCAATATCAAGTATTCAGACTTGGGGCTCATTAAAGCATGTTGCCTGAAAGAGCGAAAACTGATAATCATGATCAGCCATGCTAGTCAGGTTGGGAGGTGGCTTTTGTGGCAATATTATGAAGTTGTATTTTAATGTCAGTGAACTTGTGGGTGGCTGCCTCTCTTGTAGCAATAATGCCAATGTTGACAATAGGGCATTAATATGCAATTGATAGGAATAAATTCTTGAATATTTAGATATGAGACTTCTAATGTCTTTTACAATTAGATCTTGCAAAAGCTTATGACGAGACAATTTTTTCGAAGTCAATAGAAGGAAGTGTTTAAAGGTGAGTGAAGTGGCTTTTGGCACGCATCTACTTAGTGTCATTCTAGATCGTGTTATATAAGATTCCTATAGGACTTTTTCTGCTCTGCAGAAAAGGTTATGTGAAAAGCTAATTATGCATGTTTTCAGGAAGAGTTTTAGTCTTGATGAGAATTGTAGAATAAAGAAAGGTTTTGTCAAGTTGTGTTTTTTCTGACCTTTCTTAGCTGTAGTTTAACTTGAGAAGTTTGCTACAGCTTGTAACTTCGTGGATTTCTATTTTGGTTTCGTGAAAGCCAAGCTTTGGGTGTTAAATAGATGGAACTTGTAAAATTACTGACCTTCCACCGGGACTAGGAGGTGTGGTGCAGATTATGCTAAAATTTGAATTGGAAACAGGATTGTTTACGTTACTTACTGCTCACTACATaagcttttttttcttttttctttttttgatttcAAGCAGGGTTTGGGGTATGCAGACTTGATCCCTATAAATACCCTCATGATAGGCCATTTGCCCTTGTTCTCTGTTAGTCTGCTCAAATCACTAATTACTACTACATTGCACTTGTAGATGTCTATCTTTTGGGAACTGTGATGCTGGTTTTTGGAATGGGTCTTTATGAGCTCTTTGTCAGCAATCTTGACACTGTCAAATCACCATTGAAggaaaaacttccatacagatcTAATCTCTTTGGCTTATTCACTCTAAAGGTCAGTTGGAATTTTTTCAGCAATTGAGCAACTGCAATGCCTGTTAGCCCAAGTGAGTGGGCCATAAGCCAACCTTGACTGATTGATgctttagaaaattttaattgttcATTCTAGAAAACCTAACTACTTTAGGTAGTAAAAGCATTGGGAAAACTGATATTAATGGTTCCTGTTTTTGGTCATTAAAATTGATTTTGTCATTTCTTTTAGTTGAATCGAGTCTAGTAACATGTGAAATGCATTTAATTCATGAAAAAACCTGTACTTTCCTGTCTTTTCTGCTTTTCCATGCCAGACTTACTAGTGTTGCATGTGAACTAAAACTAGCTGgaagtatgaaaaaaaaatgaaggtaaCATATTTGAACTTGTGACAATACTTATTTATGATTGACCTTCCATTTCTTTACATTTCCAGGAACGACCTAAATGGTTAAATATTAAAACTGTCAATGAGCTAAAAACCAAGCTTGGCCATGTTATAGTGATGCTGCTTCTAATTGGGTTGTTTGAAAAGAGTAAAAAGGCAGTTATACAGTCTCCGGTAGATTTGCTTTGCTTCTCAGCTTCTGTCCTCCTCTCCTCTGGTTCCCTGTTTCTATTGTCGAAGCTCACTGATCAAACTGATTGCCAAACATGATGCTGCTTTGAGGAAAAAAACTAATGGAATGCACATACGTGTGTATATATGATTGTACCTGGCTCTATGTATATACGTGTATGAGTTGCATCTGAATTTTGCTACATGAACCAACCAGGTGCATATCTGGCTCTATGCTTTCGCAATTTTATAGATACTGTTAAGACTATCTGTGTTTACCCGATAGTCACTATGGTACATTCTGAGACTGCAGCCGCTAAACAAACCATGACCATCTTTAAAAGCTTTTTCCCTGCGGCTTTGCTACTCATAAGCCTCATACATCAAACACCtcacttatttatttttgaaagttttcttagaatttttctactcattcatataccaaacatttggtaaaaggaaaaaagaaaaaaaaaattaaaaaaatgtttggtgTGTGGTATATGggtttatgtttagaatttttcatgtttaaaattCAACTACTTTGGGATGCCaacataataatttatatttacacTTTGTGTGCAAAACCATGTATATTTGAATTGAAGTGATGTGAACGAAGGATCTAGTAGACTAGAATAAAATAGCTGGCTTTAGAAGTGGGATGGCTCTTCTATTAATATCTACATGTAATACAGCCGAGCAGATGAAAGATGTGCAAACTTTTATAGCATACGTCCCTCTCCACCTGTGCGTAAAACTTAAGATTTCGCTGGGGAGGGGGGATTCTCTCTTCCATCGCCTTAGTTAACGAGCAGAAACTGTATCAATTATCTTTGCGGGGTGGGCAGATTTACCGAGTGGGTTTGAGGGGCAGCCGCCATTGCATGCCTAGTCCTTCTTGGGCATCACTATATTGATGAAATGTGTAGGAATCATTACcctacacatatatatacacacatatataggcCACTTAGGAGGGTTATAGAGGGTGGGGGGCAGCTGCAAGCACTCCCTAACATGGTCCATGGCCTCACCCCGAGTCAACCAATGACACGTGCACTTATGCGGGTGCGGATAATAATGTACTATATGAAGTTATAATGGACTATACAACAAATGGATTTTCTCAAACCCAAATGAAGTAGAATTATTAAGATATGATCTTTTTAAACTTTACATATGATCAAGCATAGAACATAAAGATTGATTCTTTCACCTTAATCTTGCTTAAGAACAAGATTTCAACTTCAAAATCTTTGAAGTTCTTGCTTTAGAAGACCAAAAATTCCTTCTACCCGACTCGCTGCATAAATTTCAGCCAAAGAGGGAGTGAGctctcctcttcctcaaaaTGCGTGGAACATTAGGATGAAAGACTAGAAGAACCATTTCTTCAGCTTTTCTCGCTCTATGCATTCATGGATGCCTAATTAATTAGGAAGACCCGAAAAGTTTCTCCCTTGGCTTATCTTATAAGTTCTTACAATTCATATTAGTTATAAAACTTAtcactatttatttataattgtagcTCGTCTATGATCTAGTAACTATATTTTTGTTGGTTAATAACAACTCATAAACctcaatacaagaaaataacaAGATTCGAGAGAATGTAAAAGGGTTCGGCACTCATTTTTTCACATACACCAAGAGAAAAGTTTACAATAGCAATCTCCTCCCCGGCCGGAGAGCCTACAGGACAAGGGGGCGGATGTTTTCTAACATTCAACCACACGTACATAAGTTAatgttttctctcatttctctctatTCCTATGACACAAGGAAGGAGAATTGAGAGAAGTCTCTCTATGATGCACAGCCCAAGCTGGGGAATAATGAcattgctattttggcaaccTTGTTAGTCCTTAAACAGAGCTAGAGCTAGACCTATTTAGAATAGAAGAGTCCAAGCTCCAACAAGATTAATAGTTTTCTACATATCTCATTACTTTCTACAATTCTTTCTAGTTACAAATCTTACCATTATTGATTTATAAGCATAAATCCAAATGaccatttttatgaaaaaaacatacgtttttttaattgaattttagAACAAGATTTTAACCATCTCTCATTTGTTGTCAAAAACCAATTACATATACATTATTTGTACTAATCCCTTCAAGATGAGACCTGAAAGTCTTCAATATCAGGGACTTAGTGAAGCAAATTGCTAGGTTGTTTGAATAGGCTATCTTTGACTACCATCACGTCTCTTTATCCCACCATGCCACCAGAAATATAGTCTGGGGTTTGCATACACCCACCCTAGCTGGCCGGGGCGGTGGAGTCAATGTTAGTATAAATTTACCTGCTTTTTAAAGAATATTATAGTAATattctatattagaatattatgtatttaagtattgattatattttctttattacacatgccttactatattataaatagtCCACCTCCGCATATTGTCAATACTTATTAGCATATCGAGTTTTCTTacaggaaaattctatacacactctcatcccacttttatctcaatatgtaagatataacatatttatcatcattaaatGATAAAGAATCATCTGATAAGGATCATCCAATTATGATAAATGTGTTACATCTTACATAATGGGATGAAAGTGAGATGTCAGTGTAGTATATAAAATGTTTCTATTAGAAAACTTGATATGTTCAATACGTATTTGACAATATGCAAGGTGGcctatttataatattctaatttagAATATTCTTTAAAAAGCAAGTAAATATATACTAACATTGACTCCACTGCCCCGGCAAGCTAGGTTGGGTGTATACAAACCCGAGTATTGGCTTAAGTCAGACAAAGCCGTGCATCCAATACAAATCAAATCCTCATGATCATGTTAGACTAGCATACCATACAGTGCCCAATTTTCTCTCTAATTAACAAATATCTAGTGTCGGATTTGATTGACAAATAGATATCTTGCACAACATGGGATACAATACATATGATGCTCCTAATACTCGAACTGTGGGATATATCCTTTATGAGCTCTTCTCATGACATCTCTCTTTGGAAAGAGTTGGGAAAAATTACTGTACAAGTAATTGGGGATTGGATCTTTCTCAAACTAGAGTGATAGAAGTTTCGTAGAGATTCTTGAGATAATATCCCAATTTTTATACAATCTTTTGGTCTATTGTCAGTTTTGTTTGATTCCTTAAACTAACtcattgttattgttgatgtcgTGTTTCTTACGTTTTTGGACCAGACCCTTGGCAATTCGGACCTTTAATCTTGAGCTGCAAACACAAAAGTAACTTTGAAGTCCAGTGGCCGGGATGGCAACTTGGTGGAGCCTCCAAGTCGCcatccgatgcttaagtcaataGAGTTTGAAGGAGAGAATTCAATGCTAGCTATAATAAGCAAATTTTAGAGAGTCCAACCCCCATTTCAGTGTCTGGCGATTGCCTTTATACCTGCATTCGGAATCAGAGGCCTACGACTTGCGACTGGGTGGAGGGGTGTCCTCCTGGGGTCTCCCCCGCCAGGTTTCATTCAATGTGGCATGGCCCTCTAATAAAGTAATTAATGCAGCGTAATTCTCTGGTGGGTGCAATTAATGCGGTGTGATTTTTTGGTGTTGCATTAGAGTTTAGTTCCATCAAGGTGGTGTGTTTCACCTTTTCCTCGTCTAAATAGCTTCCTGTATTCCCAAAACCACAACTTGTTCAAGACGAGAGCCCTCAGTCTGGCCGCCGTGGTGCTTATTGGGTTTAGGCCCTGGAGTACTGGGCTTGGCTTCTCGGGCCTTTAGTGGTTTAGGGAAGGCCCTCCCTACACCTTGACAGGGCCCAAGAACCCAGGAAAAATCCCTCCAATAGTTACCCCACTAATTCCCATCAAAGCGGTTTGGTGGGAATTCCTGTAGACTCTCATTTTCTCGCTCTTTCACTTGATCAATCGCTGTTACTCGTCTTTAGTGTCGTTAATTCGACCGTTCGGTGGTTCTCTCGCGTGTTCTGTTGCAATTGGTTTTCATTCATTGTTGATGTGGCTCGACAGTTTCCATCCTTTTTGTAATGGCATGTTCCGACGGTTTCATTCATGAACTCAATGGCGCACGTTCTATCCTATCCGCATTGATGGTCATAGGCAACTTCTATCACATCCTCTCCTTGTGCTTCATATTTGTCCTTTTAATGTGGCGTGGGGGTTCCCATAATCCCTGAATTCGAATCATTCTTCCTTGCGCATATATAATCCCTACAAGGGGGTAGACCGTTCTATGCTACCGTCCTACTTTCTGTTGTGTGTTGGTTGAAACCTTTTCATTTCCAGTACTTGTCTCATTCCTTCTTCCCTTTAATGGCACCCAAGATATCTTCATGCGCAGCCCCAAAAAATTTGAAGAGCCCTAAATCCGCCAAACCCCCTAGCCCTTTCCGCCCCTCGATGGGGTGGGGCCTTTGGAGACACCTGCAAAGTCCAGAGGTATGCAGGTTCCTAGTGACGGTCATTAGTGACTCTCCAGGACTTGAATGTAAGGCTGGGTAGCAAGGCCTTGCACCCCATCTGCCTCTCCTTCGCATGGCTgggaggggagggggggaaCCTCGTACCGTATGCTCCCGCCCCACATCTGGCCCCCCTAGCAGGGGCAGGACCCAACCCCTCCCCCCATTTCCCCTGGCCCGCAccctttatatattatatataaggttTGGCTACTATGCCATCACATTCATACCACTTGGCGTACCAcccagcaattttttttttttacattttttaatcactttcttaataattaagaaaaaaatacacaaatacacttaaaatcactttattaatcactaagtaaaaaaatatatataattatacctGAGTGGTACTGCCCAGTGTACTGAGCGATACACCTGGGCGGTACCGAATGTACCGCTTATGTGGCAAGGGAGCTTTTCTcattatataaacattaatatatatatttatattttacaaattgtgtatatataaatatatattacaattttttagacTTATTTACAAAGTAtgcactagcaaatttaaaaactacaacttacataaaatatgcattagcaaattttaaaaaattacaaagtttttaaatttagtcatatttatgaaatttaaatttataatttaagtcAAAATGTATTTTTGATCACTTTTTGACTTAggactaatttttaaatttagtgaAATGTAATCTTTTTTTGAAGTGGATATAAGCCCTAGGGATGCAGGGTTAGGGGTGAAaaccccaacccccccccctcccccgggCCTATGTGGGGCGGGATGCGGGGAGGGGGCTCCCTCGCatcgtatggtgcgggtagcacccttACTTGAACTTGTTGAGGCAGGAGTACGATGTAACGGGAAGCATAGTTTTTGAGATACTGAGACCAGATGAGGGGGTTGTGGATCCTAAGTGATATTCTTACAAAGACTTGTCAAGGCTTCATAGGTTGTGCATATTTAGTTTCTTCAGGCAAGCTTGCGGATTCTACGACAAAATCCACTACTATCTGCCCTTTCATGGAGGTGCGCAGGGCATACTCGATATCTAATTCGCTTAGTTCCATAGCCCAATTGGTAAACCAATTGGTAAAGTGGCACAAGGCATCTAACTCTGTAGGATCTTTCTTAGGGGAGCCTCAGTGAGAACTTTGAAAGTGGGCCTGAAAATAGGGTCGAAATTTTCAAGTGGTTATTATCAAGGCGAATGCGAGTTGCTCAACGCAAGGGTATCTGGCTTCTGCCCCCTATAAGCCCGACTAATATAGTATACTGGCCTTTGAACCCTGCCATCGTCTTGTACTAGGGTCAAGGAGACCGCTTGCAGGGACATGGATAGGTACAAGATTAATACCTCCTTGCACTGGGGTTGACTGAGTAGCATGGGGCTAGTTAAATACTTCTTGAGCGTGGCGAATGCCTCAGCACACTCTTCATCCCAATCTTGAGCCTTCACAACACTATGAAGAAAGGAAGACATTTATCCATTGACCATGATACAAAGCAGCTGGTGATTTTCTATACGTCATTAATGCTTTGCAGAGGAGGCATGTCAAGCATGGCCTCTACTTTTTCAGGATTGACTTTGATCCCCCTTTGTGATACCATAAATATGAGGAACCTTCCTGAACCCATCCTGAACGCGCATTTTGTGGGGTTCAACTTCATCTTGAACTGCCTCAGTACCGCAAAGGCTTTTCAAAGGTCATCTAAGTGTTGCCCAGAGTCTCCCTTTTAAAATAGCAGGTCGTCCACATAGACCTCCATATTTCTTCCGATTTGATTCTTGAACATTCGATTAACAAACAGTTGGTATGTTGCCCCCACATTCTTTTAGCCGAATGGCATGGCTGAGTAGTAGTATAGCCCTCAGTTCGTGATGAACAATGTTTTTTCCTTGTTGTCTGGGTTCATGCAGATTTGATTGTACCCAAAGTAAGCATCCATGAAGCTATGCATGCGGTGGCCCGCCATTGAATCCACAATGAGGTTGATGCAAGGAAGCGGGAAGATGTCCCTCAGGCAAACTTTGTTCAAGTTAGTAAAGTCTACACACATTCTCCATTTACCGTTTGGTTTCTTCACAAGCACCATGTTGGATAGCCAATTAGGGTAGTGTGCTTCCCTTCTGAACCCTATTGCCAGCAGTTGTTCAACCTCGGCCATAATGATAGTGTTCTTTTCTGCACTAAAGCTCCTATGCTTCTGTCTTAGGGCCTGTTTGGGATTGTAGTAGGAGTCTTAAAAAGTGCTTAAATAGTTTTTAAagctctttaataaaaaaaaattagattgtttggatgttacatattaaagtacttttaatctcaaataagttaaaaagtatgtttgagaaaaaatattattttgatgtttttcctcaaacgtattttttttgaataatacgaaacgtaatttgaattttaaaaagactgttaATAGACAAAAATACCCATACAACTTTAAGATGTTTACAACTTTTAATGTGGTGCAGGCTCCCCCTCCAGTGCCTCCCAGTTTATCGGTCACATCATCATGTGTCCCCTCTTTCGTTCCTTCTGATTGGATTGCTTCCGTGTCCATCATTTCCATACTTATCTATTATCCCATTCATTCGCACTCTCGAGCCTTTCGAGGGAGGGTTTTTGCAAGCGTACGAAGGACACaaaaaagtttttcttttaagaatcCCACAGTCGGCGCCACTGTTGACGTTGTATTTCGTATGCTTTTTAGCCAAACCCTCCGCAACTTGGGCCTTTAATCTTGAGTTTGCAAACGCAAAAGGAACTCCGAAGTCCAGCGGTCAGGATGGCAACCAGGTGGAGCCTCTATTGCCTATGTTAGTAGAGTTTAAAGGAGAGAATTCAAGGCTAGCTGTAATAAGCAGAGTTTAGAGACTTCAACCCTTGTTTTGGTGTCTGGAGGTTGCCTTTATACCTACATACGAGGTCAAAAGCCTATGACTTGCGACTGGGTGGGGAGGTGTCCTCTTGGGGTCTCACCAGCCAGGTCTCATTCAATGCAGCATGGCCCTCTAATGAAGTAATTAATGCGATATGATTCTTTGGTGGGTGCAATTAATACAgagttattatttaatattgctTTAGAATTTAGTCCCATCAAGGTGGCATGTTCCCTCTTTCCCTCATCTGAACTGTCTCCCGTATTCCTAGAATCGCAA
This Carya illinoinensis cultivar Pawnee chromosome 11, C.illinoinensisPawnee_v1, whole genome shotgun sequence DNA region includes the following protein-coding sequences:
- the LOC122282321 gene encoding uncharacterized protein LOC122282321, whose protein sequence is MAEVEQLLAIGFRREAHYPNWLSNMVLVKKPNGKWRMCVDFTNLNKVCLRDIFPLPCINLIVDSMAGHRMHSFMDAYFGVVKAQDWDEECAEAFATLKKYLTSPMLLSQPQCKEVLILYLSMSLQAVSLTLVQDDGRVQRPVYYISRAYRGQKPDTLALSNSHSP